The following proteins are co-located in the Callospermophilus lateralis isolate mCalLat2 chromosome 8, mCalLat2.hap1, whole genome shotgun sequence genome:
- the Ppm1k gene encoding protein phosphatase Mn(2+)-dependent 1K: MSTSALITLVRSGGNQVRRRVLLSSRLLQEDRRVSPSCHSSTSEPRCSRFDPDGSGRPATWDNFGIWDNRIDEPILLPPSIKYGKPIPKISLENVGSSSHIGKRKENEDRFDFAQLTEEILYFAVYDGHGGPAAADFCHTHMEKCVVDFLPKEKNLETVLTLAFLEIDKAFASHAHLSADATLLTSGTTATVALLRDGIELVVASVGDSRAILCRKGKPMKLTTDHTPERKDEKERIKKCGGFVAWNSVGQPHVNGRLAMTRSIGDLDLKASGVIAEPETKRIKLQHADDSFLVLTTDGINFMVNSQEICDFVNQCHDPNEAAHAVTEQAIQYGTEDNSTAVVVPFGAWGKYKNSEINFSFSRSFASSGRWA; encoded by the exons ATGTCAACATCGGCCTTAATTACTTTGGTTAGAAGTGGTGGGAACCAGGTGAGAAGAAGAGTGCTGCTGAGCTCCCGCCTGTTGCAGGAGGACAGGCGTGTGTCACCCTCCTGCCACAGCTCCACTTCAGAGCCCAGGTGTTCTCGGTTTGACCCTGATGGTAGTGGACGGCCAGCCACCTGGGACAATTTTGGAATCTGGGATAACCGCATTGATGAGCCAATTCTACTGCCCCCCAGCATTAAGTATGGCAAGCCAATTCCCAAAATCAGCTTGGAAAACGTGGGCAGCTCTTCCCATATTGGCAAACGGAAAGAGAATGAAGATCGGTTTGACTTTGCTCAGCTAACAGAGGAGATCCTGTACTTTGCAGTGTATGATGGACATGGGGGACCTGCAGCAGCtgatttctgtcacacccacatggAGAAATGTGTTGT GGATTTTCTCCCTAAGGAGAAGAACTTGGAAACTGTGTTGACCTTGGcttttctagaaatagataaagccttTGCAAGCCATGCCCATCTGTCTGCTGATG CAACCCTTCTGACCTCTGGGACTACTGCCACAGTAGCCCTGTTGCGAGATGGTATTGAACTGGTTGTAGCCAGTGTTGGGGACAGCCGGGCTATCTTGTGTAGAAAAGGGAAACCCATGAAGCTGACCACTGACCATACTCCagaaagaaaagatgaaaaagaaag GATCAAGAAATGTGGTGGTTTTGTTGCTTGGAATAGTGTGGGACAGCCTCATGTAAATGGCAGACTTGCAATGACAAGGAGTATTGGTGATTTGGATCTTAAAGCCAGTGGTGTGATAGCAGAACCTGAAACAAAGAGAATTAAG ctccagcatgctgatgaTAGCTTCCTGGTCCTCACCACAGATGGAATTAACTTCATGGTGAACAGTCAAGAGATTTGTGACTTTGTCAATCAGTGTCACGATCCTAATGAAGCTGCCCATGCAGTGACTGAACAG GCCATACAGTATGGTACTGAAGATAACAGTACAGCAGTAGTAGTGCCTTTCGGTGCCTGGGGAAAATACAAGAACTCTGAAATCAACTTCTCATTCAGCAGAAGCTTCGCCTCCAGTGGACGTTGGGCCTGA